A genomic stretch from Helianthus annuus cultivar XRQ/B chromosome 1, HanXRQr2.0-SUNRISE, whole genome shotgun sequence includes:
- the LOC110875562 gene encoding histone H2B, protein MAPKVAEKKLAEKKPAEEKKTAPAEKKPKAGKKLPKEAGAGAADKKKKRSKKSVETYKIYIFKVLKQVHPDIGISSKAMGIMNSFINDIFEKLAQEASRLARYNKKPTITSREIQTAVRLVLPGELAKHAVSEGTKAVTKFTSS, encoded by the coding sequence ATGGCGCCAAAGGTAGCAGAGAAAAAGCTCGCCGAGAAGAAGCCAGCGGAGGAGAAAAAAACCGCTCCAGCCGAGAAGAAGCCGAAAGCCGGGAAGAAGCTACCAAAGGAAGCCGGCGCCGGAGCCgctgacaagaagaagaagaggagcaAGAAGAGCGTAGAGACATACAAGATATACATATTCAAGGTGTTGAAGCAGGTGCATCCGGATATCGGAATATCAAGCAAGGCTATGGGGATTATGAACTCCTTTATTAATGATATTTTTGAGAAGCTTGCCCAGGAAGCTTCTAGGCTTGCTAGGTATAACAAGAAGCCTACGATTACGTCTAGGGAGATCCAGACCGCGGTCAGGCTGGTGCTGCCCGGTGAATTGGCGAAGCATGCTGTTTCTGAAGGGACCAAGGCTGTTACTAAGTTTACTAGTTCTTAG
- the LOC110929961 gene encoding uncharacterized protein LOC110929961 — protein sequence MSVSQTQSSTIATPNPNPFQNVMNLMPIKLDETNYLNWKHQTTLILKMLGLLQHLNINCNPSESEEARTAWDKSNAYVSAFISANLSSSLVHLARDTSRSAELWQKLEELFTQQVFANQNYIRTQFHCLKQEDKSVIRFCDEAKNLFDQLIALGDPIT from the coding sequence ATGTCGGTTTCTCAAACTCAATCTTCAACGATTGCTACACCAAATCCTAATCCATTTCAGAATGTTATGAATCTAATGCCAATTAAGCTTGATGAAACAAATTACCTGAACTGGAAGCATCaaacaacactgattttgaagaTGTTAGGGCTTCTTCAACATCTTAACATCAATTGTAATCCATCAGAATCTGAGGAAGCTAGAACTGCTTGGGACAAATCAAATGCATATGTATCAGCTTTTATCTCTGCAAATTTGTCTTCATCGCTGGTTCATTTGGCTCGAGATACTTCCAGATCTGCAGAGTTATGGCAGAAGCTTGAAGAACTGTTTACACAACAGGTATTTGCTAATCAGAATTACATTCGAACACAATTTCACTGTTTAAAACAAGAAGATAAGTCAGTAATTCGGTTCTGTGATGAAGCAAAgaatttgtttgatcaattgatTGCCCTAGGGGATCCTATTACATAG
- the LOC110929969 gene encoding uncharacterized protein LOC110929969 — protein MAQSDQNRSDNTIYKWSNWIPVEETTGHLFTVCRVMSGVWFSIASWCNIAPFFVFSIKDILQVIDYMSASDPKKEIVYGILVLTCWRVWKARNDKVFSDIDTDVVKIVSDIKSLRYLWHRSRSKKGSIDWKGWCNFGSI, from the exons ATGGCTCAAAGCGACCAAAACAGATCCGACAACACAATTTATAAATGGAGTAATTGGATTCCAG TTGAAGAGACAACGGGCCATTTGTTTACAGTGTGTAGGGTAATGTCTGGAGTGTGGTTCTCTATCGCTTCTTGGTGTAATATAGCTCCTTTCTTCGTTTTCTCTATTAAGGATATTCTTCAAGTGATAGATTACATGTCGGCCTCGGATCCAAAGAAAGAGATAGTGTATGGCATTCTTGTATTGACATGCTGGCGAGTTTGGAAGGCAAGAAATGATAAAGTTTTTTCCGATATTGACACAGACGTGGTTAAGATTGTTTCTGACATAAAATCGTTGAGATACTTGTGGCATAGGAGTAGAAGTAAGAAGGGTTCGATTGATTGGAAAGGATGGTGTAATTTCGGTTCAATTTGA